A genomic region of Methanophagales archaeon contains the following coding sequences:
- a CDS encoding methyltransferase domain-containing protein gives GLRDDSVDVVLFYGVLPEIKDKESVLKELHRVLKPDGYLSTRFCFRIKKDRILEIMESAGFSLTEQKGHILNFRNCNNSGCYPPCRSSLQDCLFPEYRQNQRCKVDLCRRDGDAGSR, from the coding sequence CGGCTTGCGTGATGATAGTGTGGATGTGGTTCTATTTTATGGTGTGCTTCCGGAGATTAAGGATAAGGAGTCAGTGCTGAAGGAATTGCACAGGGTTTTGAAGCCAGACGGCTACTTATCCACACGTTTTTGCTTTCGTATTAAAAAGGACAGGATTTTAGAAATTATGGAATCCGCTGGTTTTTCTCTGACAGAGCAAAAGGGGCACATACTTAATTTTAGGAACTGTAACAATTCAGGATGCTATCCTCCGTGTAGGAGCAGCCTGCAAGACTGTCTATTCCCTGAATATCGACAAAATCAGAGATGCAAAGTGGATTTATGCAGAC